From the Priestia koreensis genome, one window contains:
- a CDS encoding aminoimidazole riboside kinase, with the protein MKNGVISLGEALIDFIPMDASNTTYQKSPGGAPANVAVGVARLGVPVHFLGKVGNDVLGTFLKETLTDYGVQTDAMTLTDEARTGAVFVTLADNGERSFDFYIQPSADTFLSEQELSDELFQTNKILHFGSISLIREPAKSATIAAVKKAKENGMMISYDPNLRLNLWDSEKQAREAIMSMLPEADVLKISEEELTFLTGETDVEEGVKKLEAYGIPLIFITLGGEGSYAFVGKETIRIPAMKVQAVDTTGAGDAFVSGILYHLNEYKKELSHLTIHEAAEMGRFASVSGGLAASVKGAMTALPTLQQVKKQLS; encoded by the coding sequence ATGAAAAACGGGGTAATTAGTCTAGGGGAAGCGTTAATTGATTTTATTCCAATGGATGCATCAAATACAACCTATCAAAAAAGTCCAGGAGGGGCACCAGCTAACGTAGCTGTAGGCGTTGCGCGATTAGGTGTACCTGTTCATTTTCTCGGAAAAGTCGGCAACGACGTATTGGGCACCTTTTTAAAAGAAACGCTAACGGACTACGGCGTACAAACAGATGCGATGACGTTAACAGATGAGGCACGTACAGGGGCTGTTTTTGTAACCCTCGCTGATAACGGAGAGCGAAGCTTTGACTTTTATATTCAGCCGAGCGCTGATACTTTTTTAAGTGAACAGGAATTATCTGATGAACTGTTTCAAACGAATAAAATTCTCCACTTTGGCTCCATTTCCTTAATTCGCGAGCCGGCGAAATCAGCCACAATCGCTGCCGTAAAAAAAGCGAAAGAAAATGGCATGATGATTTCGTATGATCCCAACCTTCGCTTAAATCTATGGGATAGCGAAAAACAAGCTCGTGAAGCGATTATGTCGATGCTTCCTGAAGCGGATGTGCTAAAAATTTCGGAAGAAGAGCTCACGTTTTTGACGGGTGAAACCGATGTAGAAGAGGGCGTAAAAAAGCTAGAAGCTTATGGAATTCCACTGATCTTTATTACGCTTGGAGGTGAAGGAAGTTACGCCTTCGTCGGAAAAGAAACGATTCGCATTCCTGCAATGAAGGTACAAGCCGTTGATACTACAGGGGCGGGAGACGCTTTTGTGTCTGGTATTTTGTATCATCTTAACGAATACAAAAAAGAGTTGTCTCACCTAACCATTCATGAAGCTGCTGAAATGGGACGTTTTGCAAGTGTATCTGGCGGCTTAGCTGCGTCCGTAAAAGGAGCGATGACGGCACTTCCAACGCTTCAACAAGTAAAAAAACAACTGAGCTGA
- a CDS encoding HesB/YadR/YfhF family protein, which produces MKITLTPEALAWFKDDMIVEKGDYVRFFVRYGGCSTVQKGFSLGVEKQKPIQIGSQIDEDGIIFYVEEEDLWYFDGHDLEVDFNKEYDEPVFKYE; this is translated from the coding sequence ATGAAAATAACCCTAACACCCGAAGCCCTTGCATGGTTCAAAGATGATATGATCGTAGAAAAAGGTGATTACGTTCGTTTCTTCGTACGCTACGGAGGATGCAGCACTGTTCAAAAAGGCTTTTCTTTAGGCGTAGAAAAACAAAAACCAATTCAAATCGGCTCACAAATCGATGAAGACGGCATTATTTTTTATGTAGAAGAAGAAGACCTGTGGTATTTTGATGGTCATGATCTAGAAGTTGATTTTAATAAAGAATATGACGAACCCGTGTTTAAGTACGAGTAA
- a CDS encoding zinc-binding alcohol dehydrogenase family protein → MKAVGLYRYLPIDHPESLVDVEVETPRATGHDLLVRVQAVSVNPVDTKVRAPKDEVENEPKILGYDVAGIVESVGPDVTLFQPGDEVYYAGSITRQGGNSEFHLVDERIVGKKPGNLSFAEAAALPLTTLTAWEALFDRLEIPIESPENKDKSILIISAAGGVGSIATQLAKKAGLNVIGTASRTETSDWAKRHGADHIINHYEPLAPQLKEIGFETVDYIFCLNATDKHWDGMVEVIAPQGKICGIAETKDPLPLSDLQQKSATFVWEFMFTRAMFQTSDIIEQHHILTNVSQLVETGSVVSTLTETLSPINASNLRIAHQKVEAGDMIGKIVVADM, encoded by the coding sequence ATGAAAGCAGTTGGACTTTATCGTTACTTACCAATTGATCATCCAGAAAGTTTAGTAGACGTTGAGGTGGAAACACCACGCGCCACAGGTCATGATCTGCTTGTACGCGTTCAAGCGGTGTCTGTAAACCCTGTCGACACAAAAGTACGTGCACCAAAGGATGAAGTGGAGAATGAACCGAAAATTTTAGGCTATGACGTAGCAGGAATTGTGGAATCCGTTGGGCCTGATGTAACGCTCTTTCAGCCTGGAGACGAAGTATATTACGCAGGAAGCATCACAAGACAAGGCGGAAACAGTGAGTTTCATTTAGTGGACGAGCGAATTGTAGGGAAAAAGCCTGGTAACTTGTCATTTGCAGAAGCAGCGGCGCTTCCGCTTACAACGTTAACCGCTTGGGAAGCGTTGTTTGACCGCTTAGAAATTCCGATTGAATCACCTGAAAACAAGGATAAAAGCATTTTAATTATTAGCGCAGCGGGCGGTGTCGGATCTATTGCTACACAGCTGGCTAAAAAAGCAGGTCTAAACGTGATCGGGACAGCTTCGCGCACTGAAACAAGTGATTGGGCAAAGCGTCACGGTGCGGATCACATTATTAATCACTACGAGCCACTTGCTCCGCAGCTAAAAGAAATCGGATTCGAAACGGTTGATTACATCTTTTGCTTAAACGCAACAGACAAGCACTGGGATGGAATGGTTGAAGTCATTGCACCGCAAGGAAAAATTTGTGGAATTGCTGAAACGAAAGATCCTCTTCCGCTTTCGGATCTTCAGCAAAAGAGCGCAACGTTCGTCTGGGAGTTTATGTTCACGCGCGCAATGTTCCAAACAAGTGATATCATCGAGCAACACCATATTTTAACAAACGTCAGTCAGCTCGTCGAAACAGGTTCCGTCGTTTCGACGCTCACAGAAACGCTATCACCAATTAACGCGTCTAACCTACGTATAGCGCATCAAAAAGTAGAAGCTGGCGACATGATCGGAAAAATCGTCGTAGCCGATATGTAA
- a CDS encoding DUF421 domain-containing protein: protein MNDILISIGRTCIAYVLIMIIITMMGKQISAQATYHSFAVSIMLGSIAANIAFDLKLNVWAMIGSFITLSLIAYLLFFLASKRRIFRRWITGRPTVVIEHGKILEQNMKKLRYTLDMLSQALRQKDIFDLQEVDYAVIENDGKLSVLKKNVYQTVKRHDLSFLPPTSQQFPVELVMNGEIISKNTGETPYTEAWLYQELQKRGYELSNVHYAVVSTSGMLYIDTYNDHLSSPLDIE from the coding sequence ATGAACGATATTCTCATTAGTATTGGACGGACGTGTATCGCATACGTTTTGATCATGATTATTATTACCATGATGGGAAAACAGATTAGTGCTCAGGCGACCTACCATAGCTTTGCGGTTTCTATTATGCTTGGTTCAATTGCCGCTAATATTGCCTTTGACCTCAAGCTGAACGTCTGGGCGATGATTGGCTCCTTCATTACCCTCAGTCTTATCGCTTACTTGCTGTTTTTTCTTGCTTCAAAGAGAAGAATCTTTAGAAGGTGGATTACGGGAAGACCTACTGTAGTGATTGAGCACGGAAAAATTTTAGAGCAAAATATGAAAAAGCTTCGGTACACGCTCGATATGCTTAGTCAGGCGCTTCGTCAGAAAGATATTTTTGATCTGCAAGAAGTTGATTATGCCGTTATTGAAAACGATGGTAAACTATCTGTGCTCAAAAAGAATGTATATCAAACGGTTAAGCGTCATGATCTCTCGTTCCTTCCCCCAACATCACAGCAATTCCCCGTAGAATTAGTCATGAACGGAGAAATTATCAGTAAAAATACAGGGGAAACGCCTTATACAGAGGCATGGCTTTACCAGGAACTTCAAAAACGAGGATATGAGCTATCAAATGTTCACTACGCAGTCGTAAGTACAAGCGGGATGCTTTATATTGATACATACAACGATCACCTCTCATCTCCACTTGACATTGAATAG